The Streptomyces sp. NBC_01244 genome contains a region encoding:
- a CDS encoding cyclophilin-like fold protein has protein sequence MKIRFLWPAGQLTATLDETPTAKALADALPISASANTWGEEVYFDTGVSVALEHDAQQVVEPGTVAFWTEGDALALPYGPTPISRGGESRLASPCNVLGSFDGDPRLLATVRDGDPIRVELA, from the coding sequence ATGAAGATTCGATTCCTCTGGCCCGCCGGCCAGCTCACCGCAACGCTCGACGAGACCCCGACCGCCAAGGCGCTCGCCGACGCGCTCCCCATTTCCGCCTCCGCCAACACCTGGGGCGAGGAGGTCTACTTCGACACGGGCGTCTCCGTGGCGCTGGAACACGACGCCCAGCAGGTCGTCGAGCCCGGCACGGTCGCGTTCTGGACCGAGGGCGACGCACTGGCACTGCCCTACGGCCCCACCCCGATCTCCCGCGGGGGCGAGAGCCGCCTGGCGAGCCCGTGCAACGTCCTCGGCTCGTTCGACGGCGACCCCCGCCTGCTGGCCACCGTCCGCGACGGCGACCCCATCCGCGTGGAACTGGCCTGA
- the hisC gene encoding histidinol-phosphate transaminase — protein sequence MSEKSPKLRAELDGIPTYKPGKPAAAGGPVAFKLSSNENPYPPLPGVLESAVAAAGHFNRYPDMACTGLVNELAERFGVPVEHIATGTGSVGVAQSLIQSTAGPGDEVIYAWRSFEAYPIIVQISGATSVQVPLAEGDVHDLDAMFEAITERTRLIFVCNPNNPTGTAVRRAELERFLDRVPSDVLVVLDEAYKEFVRDVEVPDGIELYRSRPNVAVLRTFSKAYGLAGLRVGFAVAHEPVAAALRKTAVPFGVSQLAQDAAVASLRAEDELMGRVGSLVSERTRVYGTLLAQGWTVVPETQANFVWMRLGERTADFAAACEKAGVVVRPFAGEGLRVTIGEPEGNDLFLHTAESFFKEL from the coding sequence GTGAGCGAGAAGAGCCCGAAGCTGCGCGCCGAGCTGGACGGCATCCCCACCTACAAGCCCGGAAAGCCCGCGGCAGCGGGCGGTCCGGTGGCTTTCAAGCTGTCCTCGAACGAGAACCCGTACCCGCCCCTGCCTGGGGTGCTGGAGAGCGCGGTCGCGGCGGCCGGCCACTTCAACCGGTACCCGGACATGGCGTGCACCGGCCTGGTGAACGAGCTCGCGGAGCGGTTCGGGGTCCCGGTCGAGCACATCGCCACCGGCACCGGCTCGGTCGGGGTCGCCCAGTCGCTGATCCAGTCGACGGCGGGTCCGGGCGACGAGGTCATCTACGCCTGGCGGTCTTTCGAGGCTTATCCGATCATCGTTCAGATCTCGGGTGCGACCTCGGTCCAGGTCCCGCTGGCCGAGGGCGACGTCCACGACCTGGACGCGATGTTCGAGGCGATCACCGAGCGGACCCGTCTGATCTTCGTCTGCAACCCCAACAACCCCACCGGTACCGCGGTGCGCCGGGCCGAGCTGGAGCGGTTCCTGGACCGGGTGCCCTCCGACGTCCTCGTCGTCCTCGACGAGGCGTACAAGGAGTTCGTGCGCGACGTCGAGGTCCCGGACGGCATCGAGCTCTACCGCAGCCGCCCCAACGTCGCCGTGCTGCGTACGTTCTCCAAGGCGTACGGGCTCGCCGGCCTGCGCGTCGGCTTCGCGGTGGCACACGAGCCGGTGGCCGCGGCGCTGCGCAAGACCGCGGTGCCCTTCGGCGTCAGCCAGCTCGCCCAGGACGCGGCGGTCGCCTCGCTGCGGGCCGAGGACGAGCTGATGGGCCGCGTCGGGTCGCTGGTGAGCGAGCGCACCCGGGTCTACGGGACGCTGCTGGCCCAGGGCTGGACGGTGGTGCCCGAGACGCAGGCCAACTTCGTGTGGATGCGGCTCGGGGAGCGGACCGCCGACTTCGCGGCGGCCTGCGAGAAGGCCGGCGTGGTGGTCCGGCCCTTCGCGGGCGAGGGCCTGCGGGTCACGATCGGCGAGCCCGAGGGGAACGACCTCTTCCTGCACACGGCGGAGTCGTTCTTCAAGGAGCTCTAG
- a CDS encoding cytochrome ubiquinol oxidase subunit I: MDLALAPETLARWQFGITTVYHFLFVPLTISLAALVAILQTAWVRSEKEKYLKATKFWGKLFLINIAMGVVTGIVQEFQFGMNWSDYSRFVGDIFGAPLAFEALIAFFFESTFIGLWIFGWDKLPKKIHLACMWMVSIGTILSAYFILAANSWMQHPVGYRMNPERGRAELTDFWLVLTQNTALTQFFHTMTAAFLVGGAFMVGISAFHLARKKHIPVMRTSLRLGLVVMIIAGLGTAISGDLLGKVMFKQQPMKMAAAEALWDGEAPAPFSVFAYGDVEKGHNTVAIEIPGLLSFLANDDFTSFVPGINDVNKAEQEKFGPGDYRPNIPVAYWGFRWMIGFGMASLGVGMLGLWLTRKKFMLPPGLRTGEEEVPHLVLFKKALSPKFTNWYWIIALWTMGFPLIANSWGWIFTEMGRQPWVVYGVLRTRDAVSPHVSQGEVLTSMIGFTLLYAVLAVIEVKLLVKYVKAGPPELTEADLNPPTKIGGDDKNPDRPMAFSY; encoded by the coding sequence GTGGACCTAGCTTTGGCGCCAGAGACCCTGGCGCGATGGCAGTTCGGTATTACCACCGTCTATCACTTCCTCTTCGTTCCCTTGACGATCTCGCTGGCCGCGCTCGTCGCGATCTTGCAGACCGCCTGGGTGCGTTCGGAAAAGGAGAAGTACCTCAAGGCCACCAAGTTCTGGGGCAAGCTCTTCCTGATCAACATCGCGATGGGTGTCGTCACGGGCATCGTCCAGGAGTTCCAGTTCGGCATGAACTGGTCCGACTACTCGCGGTTCGTCGGTGACATCTTCGGAGCCCCGCTGGCCTTCGAGGCGCTCATCGCCTTCTTCTTCGAGTCCACCTTCATCGGCCTGTGGATCTTCGGCTGGGACAAGCTGCCGAAGAAGATCCACCTGGCCTGCATGTGGATGGTCTCGATCGGCACCATCCTGTCCGCGTACTTCATCCTCGCGGCGAACTCCTGGATGCAGCACCCGGTCGGCTACCGGATGAATCCCGAGCGCGGCCGGGCCGAGCTCACCGACTTCTGGCTGGTGCTCACGCAGAACACCGCGCTGACCCAGTTCTTCCACACCATGACGGCGGCCTTCCTGGTCGGCGGCGCGTTCATGGTCGGCATCTCGGCCTTCCACCTCGCCCGCAAGAAGCACATCCCCGTCATGCGGACCTCGCTGCGACTCGGCCTGGTCGTCATGATCATCGCCGGTCTGGGAACCGCCATCAGCGGAGACCTCCTCGGCAAGGTCATGTTCAAGCAGCAGCCGATGAAGATGGCCGCCGCCGAGGCGCTCTGGGACGGCGAGGCGCCGGCGCCCTTCTCCGTCTTCGCCTACGGCGACGTGGAAAAGGGCCACAACACGGTCGCCATAGAGATCCCGGGCCTGCTGTCCTTCCTGGCCAACGACGACTTCACCTCGTTCGTCCCGGGCATCAACGACGTCAACAAGGCCGAGCAGGAGAAGTTCGGGCCCGGTGACTACCGGCCCAACATCCCCGTCGCCTACTGGGGCTTCCGCTGGATGATCGGCTTCGGCATGGCCTCGCTCGGCGTCGGCATGCTGGGGCTCTGGCTGACCCGCAAGAAGTTCATGCTCCCGCCGGGGCTGCGCACCGGTGAGGAAGAGGTCCCACACCTGGTCCTCTTCAAGAAGGCGCTGAGCCCCAAGTTCACGAACTGGTACTGGATCATCGCGCTCTGGACCATGGGCTTCCCGCTGATCGCCAACTCCTGGGGCTGGATCTTCACCGAGATGGGCCGCCAGCCCTGGGTCGTCTACGGGGTCCTGCGCACCAGGGACGCGGTCTCGCCGCATGTCTCCCAGGGCGAGGTGCTCACCTCGATGATCGGCTTCACGCTGCTCTACGCCGTGCTCGCCGTGATCGAGGTCAAGCTCCTCGTGAAGTACGTCAAGGCCGGCCCTCCCGAGCTCACCGAGGCCGACCTCAACCCGCCGACCAAGATCGGCGGGGACGACAAGAACCCCGACCGGCCGATGGCCTTCTCGTACTGA
- a CDS encoding LacI family DNA-binding transcriptional regulator produces MTAAGKHQVSRTETTRRAAGRQSRAGIRDVAAAAGVSITTVSDALNGKGRLPDATRRHVREVADRLGYRPSAAARTLRTGKSGLIGLTVTTYGDEPFTFTEFAYFAEMARAATSAALARGYALVILPATSRHDVWSNVALDGTVVIDPSDHDPVVTELVRQGLPVVSDGRPAGSLPVTAWVDNDHEAAVLGLLDHLAAAGARRIGLLTGTTTDTYTRLSTTAYLRWCERVGQDPVYESYPAHDPCAGAVAADRLLARPDRPDAVYGLFDPNGTDLLAAARRYGLRVPEDLLLVCCSESTVYANTEPPITTLSLKPRRIGTAVVQLLIDAIEGVDTGGPVEQVIPTELIIRTSSQRRQPRTTVSPPRSPAQD; encoded by the coding sequence ATGACAGCAGCAGGGAAGCATCAGGTGAGCCGGACCGAGACCACCCGGCGGGCCGCCGGCCGACAAAGCCGGGCCGGCATCAGGGACGTGGCCGCCGCGGCGGGCGTCTCGATCACGACCGTCTCCGACGCCCTCAACGGGAAGGGACGGCTGCCGGACGCCACCCGCCGCCACGTTCGCGAGGTCGCAGACCGGCTGGGCTACCGCCCTTCCGCGGCGGCCCGCACCCTCCGTACGGGCAAGTCGGGCCTCATCGGCCTGACCGTGACGACGTACGGGGATGAACCTTTCACCTTCACCGAATTCGCGTACTTCGCCGAGATGGCAAGGGCCGCCACCTCCGCCGCGCTCGCTCGCGGCTACGCCCTCGTCATCCTCCCCGCCACCTCCCGACACGACGTCTGGTCCAACGTGGCCCTCGACGGCACCGTCGTCATCGACCCCTCCGACCACGATCCCGTCGTCACCGAACTGGTCCGCCAGGGCCTCCCCGTCGTCTCCGACGGACGCCCTGCCGGCTCACTCCCCGTCACCGCCTGGGTCGACAACGACCACGAGGCCGCCGTACTGGGCCTCCTCGACCACCTCGCCGCCGCCGGAGCCCGCCGCATCGGACTGCTGACCGGCACCACCACCGACACCTACACCCGGCTCTCCACCACGGCCTACCTGCGCTGGTGCGAGCGCGTGGGCCAGGACCCCGTCTACGAGTCCTACCCCGCCCACGATCCGTGCGCCGGCGCCGTCGCCGCCGACCGGCTGCTCGCCCGGCCCGACCGGCCCGACGCCGTCTACGGTCTGTTCGACCCCAACGGCACCGACCTGCTCGCCGCCGCCCGGCGCTACGGCCTGCGCGTTCCCGAGGATCTACTGCTCGTGTGCTGCAGCGAATCCACCGTGTACGCCAACACCGAACCGCCCATCACCACCCTGTCCCTCAAACCGCGCCGCATCGGCACCGCCGTCGTCCAGCTGCTCATCGACGCCATCGAGGGCGTCGACACGGGCGGACCCGTCGAACAGGTCATCCCGACCGAGCTGATCATCCGTACCTCGTCCCAGCGCAGGCAGCCCCGTACGACCGTCAGCCCGCCCCGATCCCCGGCACAGGACTGA
- the cydB gene encoding cytochrome d ubiquinol oxidase subunit II — protein MQLHDVWFVLIAVLWIGYFFLEGFDFGVGVLTKLLARNRTEKRVLINTIGPVWDGNEVWLLTAGGATFAAFPEWYATLFSGFYLPLLIILICLIIRGVAFEYRHKRPEDKWQTNWEHAIFWTSLIPAFLWGVAFANIVRGVKIDQDMEYVGSFFDLLNVYSILGGLVTLTLFTFHGAVFTSLKTVGDIRDRSRKLATQLGAVTAVLALAFLIWTQVSRGDGWSLIAMIVAVLALVGALGFNLAGREGWSFGLSGVTIAAAVAMLFLTLFPNVMPSSLDDAWNLTVTNASSSPYTLKIMTWCAAVATPVVMLYQAWTYWVFRKRIGTQHIVDVH, from the coding sequence ATGCAACTCCACGACGTCTGGTTCGTGCTCATCGCCGTTCTGTGGATCGGCTACTTCTTCCTGGAGGGCTTCGACTTCGGAGTCGGCGTCCTGACCAAGCTGCTGGCCCGCAACCGTACGGAGAAGCGGGTCCTGATCAACACGATCGGGCCCGTGTGGGACGGCAACGAGGTCTGGCTGCTCACGGCCGGGGGCGCGACCTTCGCCGCCTTCCCGGAGTGGTACGCCACCCTCTTCTCCGGCTTCTACCTGCCGCTCCTGATCATCCTGATCTGCCTCATCATCCGCGGGGTCGCCTTCGAATACCGGCACAAGCGGCCCGAGGACAAGTGGCAGACCAACTGGGAACACGCGATCTTCTGGACCTCGCTGATCCCCGCGTTCCTGTGGGGCGTGGCCTTCGCCAACATCGTGCGCGGAGTGAAGATCGACCAGGACATGGAGTACGTCGGAAGCTTCTTCGACCTGCTCAACGTCTACTCGATCCTCGGCGGCCTGGTCACCCTGACCCTGTTCACCTTCCACGGCGCGGTGTTCACCTCGCTCAAGACGGTCGGTGACATCCGCGACCGTTCGCGCAAGCTGGCCACGCAGCTCGGAGCGGTGACCGCCGTCCTGGCGCTCGCCTTCCTGATCTGGACCCAGGTCTCGCGCGGTGACGGGTGGAGCCTGATCGCCATGATCGTGGCGGTACTGGCCCTGGTCGGGGCCCTCGGCTTCAACCTCGCGGGACGGGAGGGCTGGTCCTTCGGCCTGTCGGGGGTCACCATCGCGGCGGCCGTCGCGATGCTCTTCCTGACGCTGTTCCCGAACGTCATGCCGTCCTCGCTGGACGACGCCTGGAACCTCACGGTCACCAACGCCTCGTCCAGCCCGTACACCCTGAAGATCATGACCTGGTGCGCGGCGGTGGCGACCCCGGTCGTCATGCTCTACCAGGCGTGGACCTACTGGGTGTTCCGCAAGCGCATCGGCACGCAGCACATCGTCGACGTGCACTGA
- the cydD gene encoding thiol reductant ABC exporter subunit CydD, whose translation MKPIDPRLLRYARSTRLFLGAVVALGLAGAGLVVGQAMLIAEIVVGAFEDGLDGDALRTPLLLLAAVALGRGLVAWLTDLAAHRASAAVKSELRGRLLERAADLGPGRLSGQRTGSLVALATRGVDALDDYFSKYLPQLGLAIVVPVAVLARIVTEDWVSAAIIVVTLPLIPLFMILIGMATQSRMDRQWRLLSRLSGHFLDVVEGLPTLKVFGRAKAQAESIRKITDDYRQATMRTLRIAFLSSFALELLATLSVALVAVTIGMRLVHGELDLYTGLVILVLAPEAYLPLRQVGAQYHAAAEGLAAAEEIFEVLETPVTASRGTASVPVSELRIELDGVAVRYEGRGEDSPGPVSLTVEPGECVALTGPSGAGKSTLLQVLLGFVTPTAGRVRIADADLAGLAPEQWRERIAWVPQRPHLFAGTIAENVRLARPGAADAEVTAALVDAGAWEFVRALPRGADTLLGEGGVGLSAGQRQRLALARAFLADRPVLLLDEPTAALDGETEAAVVEAVRRLAVGRTVLLVVHRPALLALADRVVRVGAGPVGPATAGPSPAVLHPAVRAGQTAQGTAPRDPGEWILGDVPERTGGSGGGAGTGGGAPSGGGDAGGGDPLKRVRGVAKAWQGRFRLGLFLGALAVGCSVGLMAVSGWLISRASEQPPVLYLMVAVTATRAFGMGRAVFRYAERLVSHDAVLRMLADLRVSVFQRLERIAPAGLRTQRRGDLLTRLVADADALQDYWLRWLLPVGTAALVGTGSVAFTAWLLPEAGAVLAVGLLVAGVGVPLVSAVCARRTERRLAPARGELATRVADLLTGTAELTVAGALGGRKAAAKDSDRTLTGIAARTAAVTGLGSGLSALVSGLTVVCSAAVGATAVAGGRLSGVAMAVVVLTPLAAFEAVSGLPQAVQYRQRVRRSAERVYEVIDTPAPVTEPERPEALPASPFPLRLTGLAARHPGQEKDALSGLDLTLEAGRRIAVVGPSGAGKTTLAQVLLRFLDQHEGSYTLGGTEARALDGDDVRRVVGLCAQDAHIFDSSVRENLRLAAPGASEARLLEALAAARLLEWAEGLPDGLDTLVGEHGERISGGQRQRLALARALLADFPVLVLDEPAEHLDLATADALTADLLAATEGRTTVLITHRLAGLEEVDEVLVLDGGAVVQRGAYAELAAAPGPLRRLLEREREADLTGGSGQARLSSLKGTN comes from the coding sequence GTGAAACCGATCGACCCGCGCCTGCTTCGGTACGCCCGGTCCACCCGCCTCTTCCTGGGGGCGGTGGTGGCCCTCGGGCTCGCCGGGGCGGGGCTGGTCGTCGGCCAGGCGATGCTGATCGCCGAGATCGTGGTCGGCGCCTTCGAGGACGGACTGGACGGCGACGCCCTGCGGACGCCCCTGCTGCTGCTCGCGGCGGTGGCGCTCGGCCGGGGTCTGGTCGCCTGGCTGACCGACCTGGCCGCGCACCGGGCGAGCGCGGCGGTCAAGTCGGAATTGCGCGGCCGGCTGCTGGAGCGGGCCGCGGACCTCGGACCCGGCCGGCTGAGCGGACAGCGGACGGGCTCCCTGGTGGCCCTGGCCACCCGGGGGGTGGACGCCCTCGACGACTACTTCTCGAAGTATCTGCCCCAGCTGGGGCTCGCGATCGTCGTCCCCGTGGCGGTGCTCGCGCGGATCGTCACCGAGGACTGGGTGTCGGCGGCGATCATCGTGGTCACGCTGCCGCTGATCCCGCTGTTCATGATTCTGATCGGCATGGCCACCCAGTCCCGGATGGACCGCCAGTGGCGGCTGCTGTCCCGGCTCTCGGGGCACTTCCTGGACGTGGTGGAGGGCCTGCCGACCCTGAAGGTCTTCGGTCGCGCGAAGGCGCAGGCGGAGTCCATTCGTAAGATCACCGATGACTACCGGCAGGCGACGATGCGCACCCTGCGCATCGCGTTCCTGTCCTCGTTCGCACTCGAACTGCTGGCGACCCTGTCGGTGGCGCTGGTCGCCGTGACCATCGGCATGCGGCTCGTCCACGGGGAGCTGGACCTCTACACCGGGCTGGTCATCCTGGTCCTGGCACCCGAGGCGTACCTGCCGCTGCGTCAGGTCGGAGCGCAGTACCACGCGGCGGCGGAGGGACTGGCCGCCGCGGAAGAGATCTTCGAGGTGCTGGAGACCCCCGTCACCGCATCGCGTGGGACGGCGTCCGTTCCGGTCTCGGAACTGCGGATCGAGCTCGACGGGGTGGCCGTCCGGTACGAGGGCCGGGGCGAGGACTCCCCCGGACCCGTCTCGCTGACCGTGGAGCCGGGCGAATGCGTGGCCCTCACCGGGCCGAGCGGCGCGGGCAAGTCCACGCTGCTTCAGGTGCTGCTGGGCTTCGTGACGCCGACTGCCGGCCGGGTCCGGATCGCGGACGCGGACCTGGCCGGCCTGGCGCCCGAGCAGTGGCGGGAGCGGATCGCGTGGGTGCCGCAGCGGCCGCACCTGTTTGCCGGGACGATCGCGGAGAACGTACGGCTGGCGCGGCCCGGCGCCGCCGATGCCGAGGTCACCGCCGCTCTGGTGGACGCCGGTGCCTGGGAGTTCGTACGGGCCCTGCCGCGGGGGGCGGACACGCTCCTCGGCGAGGGCGGGGTCGGTCTGTCCGCCGGGCAGCGCCAGCGTCTCGCGCTGGCGCGGGCGTTCCTGGCGGACCGGCCGGTGCTCCTGCTCGACGAGCCGACGGCGGCCCTGGACGGCGAGACAGAGGCGGCCGTGGTGGAGGCGGTACGCCGCCTCGCGGTCGGGCGGACCGTCCTGCTCGTGGTGCACCGGCCGGCGCTGCTGGCGCTGGCCGACCGGGTCGTGAGGGTCGGGGCCGGCCCCGTCGGTCCCGCCACCGCAGGGCCCTCCCCCGCCGTGCTCCATCCCGCCGTGCGGGCGGGACAGACGGCGCAGGGAACGGCGCCGCGCGATCCCGGCGAATGGATCCTCGGGGACGTTCCGGAGCGGACGGGCGGTTCGGGCGGCGGTGCAGGTACGGGCGGCGGTGCCCCTTCGGGCGGCGGCGATGCCGGCGGCGGCGACCCGCTCAAGCGGGTGCGGGGGGTGGCCAAGGCCTGGCAGGGACGCTTCAGGCTCGGGCTGTTCCTCGGGGCGCTGGCCGTCGGGTGCAGCGTCGGGCTCATGGCCGTCTCCGGATGGCTGATCTCGCGCGCCTCCGAACAGCCGCCGGTGCTGTACCTGATGGTGGCCGTCACCGCGACGCGGGCCTTCGGCATGGGACGGGCCGTCTTCCGCTACGCGGAGCGGCTCGTGTCCCACGACGCGGTCCTGCGGATGCTGGCAGACCTGCGCGTGTCGGTGTTCCAGCGGCTGGAGCGCATCGCGCCCGCCGGACTGCGCACCCAGCGGCGCGGGGATCTGCTGACCCGGCTGGTGGCCGACGCCGACGCCCTGCAGGACTACTGGCTGCGCTGGCTGCTGCCCGTCGGTACCGCGGCGCTCGTCGGCACCGGCTCGGTGGCGTTCACCGCCTGGCTGCTGCCCGAGGCCGGGGCGGTGCTCGCTGTCGGGCTGCTGGTCGCCGGTGTCGGGGTACCGCTCGTCAGCGCGGTCTGCGCACGCCGGACGGAACGCAGGCTCGCGCCCGCCCGGGGCGAGCTCGCCACCCGTGTGGCGGATCTGCTCACCGGAACCGCGGAGCTCACCGTCGCGGGAGCGCTCGGCGGGCGCAAGGCCGCCGCGAAGGACAGCGACCGCACACTGACCGGGATCGCGGCCCGCACGGCCGCCGTCACCGGGCTGGGGAGCGGGCTGTCGGCCTTGGTGAGCGGGCTGACCGTGGTGTGCTCGGCCGCCGTCGGGGCGACCGCCGTCGCCGGGGGCCGGCTGTCCGGGGTGGCCATGGCGGTGGTCGTCCTGACCCCGCTGGCCGCCTTCGAGGCCGTCAGCGGGCTTCCGCAGGCCGTCCAGTACCGCCAGCGGGTCCGGCGCAGCGCCGAGCGGGTCTACGAAGTCATCGACACGCCCGCCCCGGTCACCGAGCCGGAGCGGCCCGAAGCCCTGCCCGCCTCGCCCTTCCCGCTGCGGCTGACGGGGCTCGCCGCCCGCCACCCCGGGCAGGAGAAGGACGCGCTGAGCGGGCTCGACCTGACCCTGGAGGCGGGCCGCCGGATCGCGGTGGTCGGGCCCTCGGGAGCCGGCAAGACCACGCTGGCACAGGTCCTGCTGCGCTTCCTGGACCAGCACGAAGGCTCGTACACCCTGGGCGGGACCGAAGCGCGCGCCCTCGACGGGGACGATGTGCGCCGGGTCGTGGGCCTGTGTGCGCAGGACGCGCACATCTTCGACAGCTCGGTACGGGAGAACCTGCGCCTGGCGGCCCCGGGGGCGAGCGAGGCGCGGCTGCTGGAGGCCCTCGCCGCGGCACGGCTGCTGGAGTGGGCCGAGGGGCTCCCGGACGGGCTGGACACGCTGGTCGGCGAGCACGGAGAACGGATCTCCGGGGGTCAGCGCCAGCGTCTCGCCCTGGCGCGGGCGTTGCTCGCGGACTTCCCGGTCCTCGTCCTGGACGAGCCGGCCGAGCACCTCGACCTGGCCACTGCCGACGCGCTGACCGCGGACCTGCTGGCCGCGACCGAGGGCCGCACCACCGTGCTGATCACGCACCGGCTGGCCGGCCTGGAAGAGGTCGACGAGGTGCTCGTCCTGGACGGCGGCGCCGTGGTCCAGCGCGGTGCGTACGCGGAGCTGGCGGCGGCCCCCGGT
- a CDS encoding metallophosphoesterase: MVEGSMTQGAGQGPAVRTDTERDFRLPVAEPASHTVPPGATTAGSDGPAELGADAPVYGEYPAYYDAVPAPVPAQHGYGHEAPYGAAGALGEPGRPMGHVSEDSDPEGYTPTQRDLPVIGRGALGGPGDTVQIQYVPQETPGEGPGPLYVVGDVHGYIDELVAELQFQGLIDADRNWSAGNARLWFLGDFTDRGPDGIGVIDLVMRLSAEAAAAGGYCKALMGNHELLLIGAKRFGDTPVVSGAGTATFQAAWLLNGGQRTDMDRLQDVHLQWMSRLDAAVLVEDHLLLHSDTTAYLDYGDSVEDVNDTIHELLNRNDADITWDLFRKFTKRFAFRDAETGPQAVRELIGTYGGSRVVHGHSPIPYLLGEVGTEDGDGAHGPEAVVGPHVYAEGLAIAMDGGVTMAGKLLVVQLPLND; the protein is encoded by the coding sequence GTGGTGGAGGGGTCGATGACTCAGGGGGCCGGTCAGGGACCCGCGGTGCGGACGGACACCGAGCGGGACTTCCGGTTGCCGGTCGCCGAACCCGCCTCGCATACCGTCCCCCCGGGGGCCACAACAGCCGGATCGGACGGCCCCGCGGAGCTCGGGGCGGACGCCCCCGTCTACGGCGAGTACCCCGCGTACTACGACGCCGTCCCTGCTCCCGTCCCCGCGCAGCACGGGTACGGCCACGAAGCCCCGTACGGCGCCGCTGGCGCCCTCGGCGAGCCCGGCCGCCCGATGGGCCACGTCTCGGAGGACAGCGACCCCGAGGGATACACCCCGACGCAGCGCGACCTCCCCGTCATCGGGCGCGGCGCCCTCGGCGGCCCCGGCGACACCGTCCAGATCCAGTACGTCCCCCAGGAGACCCCGGGCGAGGGCCCCGGCCCGCTCTACGTCGTCGGCGACGTCCACGGCTACATCGACGAACTCGTCGCCGAACTGCAGTTCCAGGGGCTCATCGACGCCGACCGCAACTGGTCCGCCGGAAACGCCCGGCTCTGGTTCCTCGGCGACTTCACCGACCGCGGCCCCGACGGCATCGGGGTCATCGACCTCGTCATGCGGCTCTCCGCCGAAGCCGCCGCCGCGGGCGGCTACTGCAAGGCCCTCATGGGCAACCACGAGCTGCTGCTCATCGGCGCCAAGCGGTTCGGGGACACCCCCGTCGTCTCCGGCGCCGGCACCGCCACCTTCCAGGCCGCCTGGCTCCTCAACGGTGGCCAGCGCACCGACATGGACCGGCTGCAGGACGTCCACCTCCAGTGGATGTCCCGGCTGGACGCGGCGGTCCTGGTGGAGGACCACCTCCTCCTCCACTCCGACACCACCGCCTACCTCGACTACGGCGACTCGGTCGAGGACGTCAACGACACCATCCACGAGCTGCTCAACCGCAACGACGCCGACATCACCTGGGACCTGTTCCGCAAGTTCACCAAGCGCTTCGCCTTCCGCGACGCGGAGACCGGCCCCCAGGCCGTACGCGAGCTCATCGGCACCTACGGCGGCAGTCGCGTCGTGCACGGCCACAGCCCCATCCCGTACCTGCTGGGCGAGGTGGGCACCGAGGACGGCGACGGGGCGCACGGTCCCGAGGCCGTCGTCGGCCCCCACGTCTACGCTGAAGGCCTGGCCATCGCCATGGACGGTGGCGTGACGATGGCGGGGAAACTGCTCGTCGTGCAACTCCCGCTGAACGACTGA